The genomic interval CCCCCAACCCCGGTTCTCCCAGCCACTCAAGTTCCTTGAACCCAGCCCGGGTAAGGAACTGGGTTGAGCGGGGACTGAAGAGAAGCCCTCCCACCGTCGTCCATCCTCCTGGGGACAGGGAGGCAGCAGCGAGAGAAGTGGACACTCCCCACAGCCATGGTGGGTGCGTGGCACCCCTCACTGAGGTCAGCTAAGTCACAAACACATGCCCTGAGGCCCATTGATCCCACCTTCAGGACTATTCTACAGAAACTGCTCATTTGTTCAAAAGGACATGCTCATGTAACTTGTTTATAACAGAAATGAATGGATGGGATTCAGCGGAGCTGGGCACCTGGATCATGGCAGCTTATCCCTCGGGAAGCTCCAGGCCCCTCTTCAATGTGCTGATAAGGAAGAGCGCCCAAGGCAAAATGGTCAAGTGATAAAAACAGTGCAATGTGCGGGGGATGCtgacatttttgtaaataaaaaggaaaacgaTCGAGGTAAAAGCTCGTGTATGCACAGATTAGACTCGAAGCGCTTGTACGTCAAGCAGACAataactaagcaacaacaacaaaaaaaaccaccccAAACCTGAGACAAATGAGCAGATAAATGTACGTTGAGGGGGGCAAGTGATGGGGCTTCTCTCTTGACTTTGACCTTGCTGATGGGATTCTGGGGAGGTCAGTTCCTCTCTGTGTCCTGAGTTTCCTACGTGCTCCCAGAAGTCAGAAAACGTTGGTGCTGGTGAAGTGAGGTCTGAGTACATGTGTATGAgtttgctgggggtggggggtgctgggggctgTCCTCACCACCTCCCGTAACCTCCTCTTGCTGACATTGCAGCCCACGCCTAAGACCGTGGGCTGCTCCTAGCGTGGCATTCCTTCACAGAGTTCAGATTTCATCTGGCCCTTTTCCTGagctccctcctttcctccagaATCCATCGGGGCCTCTCCACCCTTTGTTCCTGGAAGCAGCGCCGCCAGTTTCCCAGGAGGTCTCCATCTTTCAAGGGCTTCTTCGGCCACGTCTTCTCCTCAGGACAATCCAAGGCCAACCACGAGACGTCCTCTCACTCACCCTGAACCCATCCTGGTTTCCCCCAGGTCCAGGACCGGGTGGAGGGGGGCTTGGTCCAGGCAGCCCTCCCAACGCTCAGCCTCAGTGCTCAGGTCTTCCCCCTCCAACCCCCAACCCCTACCCCACACCAAGGGCCCTGGACACGTGGCCTCTGAGGCTCCCAGCAGTCCTGACAGCTTTCTTCGATCTCAGCCCCCTGGCAATCAGGGGGTCAACCGCAGCTGGGCCACGTGAAACCCACTCAGGCCACAAACGCGTTCCAGTGCCGCGCTGGTTGCCCCCTCCCCAGGCACGGCTCAGCCACTGACACAGGCGTCGCCCTATGCCTCGGAGCCATCATGGCTTCGAGAAACTGGAGTCAGCAGGAGATTAATTAATCAAAACCTGAGCACATCTGCTGTTAATTAATTCTATGCCAGGGGTTAACTCTTCCCTGTCTGGGCTTCTCCATCCCTTTGGCCGGAAGAGGGAAATAAAGGTGGGGAGTGGGtacccctcttccttcctttcctcaggGGGAGACATGAAACaagggccggggtgggggggcccagaaaccaggaaagccctattcaTTAGGGAGGGTGCGGGGAGGGCTGTGGGAGTGTTTGCTTTTGAGAGTCCTGGTCCACGGCTGCTACTCATGAGTCCTGAGGAAATCTGAGATGGACATACATCTTTATTTACAGCAACAAATAGAACAGACCCACCCTccattccctccctctccccttccagtCTTTTCTATACcgttcccccctcccaccccaccctgggcccAAGGCCAGCCCTGCCCTCCGGGGTCACTGTACGGGTCAGGCCCCCCCACCAAGACCCCAGGAGGGGGACTGGGGAGGAGTTTGGCTGAGGTCGGGTGGGGTgtgtttcttttcacattttgctGTCCTCGAAGCctgggatggggggcaggggaggcaggcaCAGGGGCAGTGAGAGGTAGAGAAGCGCACAGCCCGCGTGCCCCAGCCTCCCCCAcgtccctgcccctcccccaacttTCACAGTGTTCGGCAGCCCTGGCAGCTGATCCAGGAGCAGCTCCCCCTCCTGTGGCCCCCAACTAGGTCCTGGGAAACCGGGAAGGAGGACTGGCACCCCCTCTCACCGGGCTGGGGTTCCAGGAGGGTGCAGGGCGGATGGGAAGGGCCCAGGGGGAGGGGCGGCGCGGCCTGGGGCGACAGCCAGGGACACGGGTGGCCTCTGGAGCGTgcaggggtcaggaggagaagcagaggccGCAGCACTCCATGCAGATCTCCAGGCAGTCGGCCGACTCGCAGCAGGCGTCCAGGATGCCGCAGTCCAGGTCGCAGGGCAGGTCGCAGTCGGCACACTCGCCggagccgcagcagcagcagcagaggcatgaGTCCTCGGAGCTGCAGGAGCCGCACGTGGCGCAGTCCAGGACCAGGTTGCACAGCGTCAGGAACTCGCAGAACAGGCAGGACAGGATGCAGTGGACGCAGCAGTCTGCGGGCGAGAGGGCCGGGGGCTCACTCGGTGAGGAGTGACGCTCGTGCAACCCTCCCTGGGTACTGGGAAATGGGGGCCCACCTTCCAGGTGACCCCAAGGCACAGGGAAGTCACAGGGAGCGAGGGTCTGAAACCCAGCAGCCTAGATCCTGAGTCCCTGCTTCCGAGGGACCGACTCCCTCGGTCGTTTATCTATTTCATGAACATACCCAGGATGGGTATGTTCCAGACCCTGTTCTAAGTGTTGCGCAGGAATTAAACTCATTTAAACTTGTAGCaaagaagagttgattcactggaaaagactctgatgctgggagggactaggggcaggaggaaaaggggacgacagaggatgagatggctggatggcatcaccgactcgatggacatgaatttgagtgaactccaggagttggtgatggacagggaggcctgccaagctgcgatttatggggttgcaaagagtcggacatgactgagcgactgaacagaactgaactgacacttgtAACAACTCCTTGAGGTGGGGCTGTGTCAACCCCTCGATAGAGATGAAGAAACGGAGGCTCGGAGAAGTTTATTCAAAACtgatccagggacttccctggtggtccagtggtcaagaatccacctgccaatgcaggggatactggttggatccctggtccggaaagatcccacatgctgtgaagcaactaagcccacggtccacaactactgagcttgtgccctggagcctgggaaTTGCAGCTGCTGCGCCCACGTGCCTTAGAGCcctgcttcacaacaagagaagcaatgagaagcctgcacactgtgaCTAGAGTAGACCccgctctctgcagctagagagagactgagcacagacaaaagtgaaataaatagatAATCTATGCGGAATCCTACCACCCTGCTCAGCCCTTGCCCAGTGACAGCATCCTCACTCACTCCCCGCCTCTGGCCACCCCTGCATTCACACGGAGGCCAGAGGACCCCTGAAAGACTTCCGTTGGATTCCATCCTTCCCGCCCTCAGAACCCTCTAGCGGCTTCCACTTCCCTGGGAGGAAAAGCCCAGAGTGCTCAGTGACCCCCAAGGCCCCTCTCCCATCACTCTGCCGTGGCCACACTGGCTGCTCCCCGTCCTGCAGGCACAGCCTCCTTGTTCTCTCGGGGCTCTGGCCCCAGAAACCTGCTCCGCTCACTCTATCTCTCCTCCTTCAAATGTCTCCCCTCGGTGAAGCCTTCCTCAAGCATCCTCTTCAATAGCGCAAGCTGCCCACCTGACCCCAGCACCCCTGTCCCCTCCCACAGGCCTGCTCTGCCTCCCTGCCTAGGACTCATCACCTTCCACGGCTTACACAGCTCTGCCACCTACTAGAGTACCAGCATCAAAAGGGTGGGCATCCAACACGGGCACACTGCGGGTgctgagtaaataaatataagGGGAAGGAATTAACGCATGCTCCCGCCCTTAGGCATCCAGCTGGACGTGGCGGCGCTGGCTCAGCAGCCCAGGCTCTGAACTGCTCAGCGTGTGGCCAGGGTGCTTGGCTGGCACTCCTCCCAGGGGCCGGGCCATAGGCCGTGTCCAGTTCCCCTGACCAGGCGGGCCCCTGGCATAGGCTGCTGGTCCGGTGGGAGTCTCACACTGCCAAGGTGGCTCTGGTGACCACACCCCGGACCTGTGTACAGGGAATCTTTTGCAACCctaagaactgtagcctgccaggctcctctgtccatgggattctccaggcaagaatactggagtggattgccatgccatcctccaggggctTCTCCCTActcggggatggaacccatatctcttaggtcttctgagttggcaagtgggttctttaccactagcaccacctggacgCCCCACTAGGAGCCTCACCTCTCCCCAGTCCTCCCCTGGAACTTCATTAAGTAGCCGCATCAGCCAGTTCTCACCTCCGTGCTAACACGCCCTGGCTGGATCCTCCTACTGGTCCTTTAAGGCTTGCTCAGACACCTTCAGAGCcttcccagactcccctccccaGTTTTCGGGGCTGGTGTGGGTATCCCCATGTTCACTTTATCATTCCTGATGTATCATATCGCAGAGTGAGATGACCTGTTTGTGTCTCTCATGAAAGCTTTATGAAACCATGTCCTGGGTACCTTGCACActgcacagtgcctggctcatgGGTCATGCTCTGTtaactttgtttcattttaaaacatatttgtttatttatttggctgtactgggtcttattTGTGGtattccccgaccaggaatcaaacccaggcccttgcattgggagcgtggagtcttagccactggaccacgaaggAAGGCCTCCCTGTTCACTTTAAATGTACGACTATCCCCTTCATAAATAAGGTTCTTGGGCATAATCTGCTCTGGGGGGCAAGGGTGAAAGTTATGAACATGTCATGTGCAAAGGTGTACGCTGAATTCTGTACACTGATTTCAGGTGTATACTGAATTCTGTCTGCAGAGGACCAGCCAGAGTCTCCCAACATGGAGAGAAATTACTTAAAAGTTCTGGGGTTAAGGCCAAGCATCACTGGGTTACAGGCAGCCGTCACCTTGCTGAACTCATGCCTGTGGGGTGGGGGACCTGATTGCCCAGGGCAGCTCCCCAGAGGACCTCTGTGCGGCAGGAACAATGGCTGGGGTATCCAGGTGCTCTGACCTCCCACTGCACTTTGCACCCCCCAACTTTCCCCCAATTAAGCATCTGATGGTGCATCATTTTATTCAGCTATTATGCTCTCACTAGGCAAATGGTCCATTCCTCAAGGAAAATTTCTGTTTCCAGAAATGGGGTGGCTTTGGTTGGACCAGCCCAGATGGTTCCATTCCTTGTTACAGCAACTCTGAGAGAGGAGGGATGAGAAGGGGTGGTCTTGAGAGCTCAGATGTGTCTCCCTTTACCCAGCAAGTGTCCTCTGCAAGGTTCTCTGTCCTGcatcagattccctggagagcttgttaaaatcTAGACTCCTGGGCCCCACCCAGAGGTTCGGACCTTGAGGGCCTGGCGTGGGGATAGGGTGCCGCGCTTCTAAGCAACCTAGTAAAGATGCTGCTGCCACTCCCTGCATCAGACTTCGGGAGGCTTCTCCTCTGGGGAGGCGGAGTGGGGTGCTTACCTTCCTGCGCCTGGAGGGGAATCTGGGAGGCAGCGGACTTGGTGCTCCCCTTGCTCTTCTTGCTGCCCTGGCTAGCAAGAGATGGGTGCGTCTGCAACTTCCGGTGGGCCTTGGGGCCACCCAGGGCACCGTTCCCCGTCCGCCTGGTGCCGCCCAGCTCCGAGGGGTGGCCAGAGCCATTCGCCACTAGTGGggtgcagtccaaggggttcccCTGGGGCTGGCCTAGAGGGACCATGAGAAAAGGGCAATGGAGGAGaaggtgggggatggggtggccGGCACAGTCTCCCAGGGTTCTGCTCGACTCCTGCTGGCTTCGTTCCTAGATACACCCCAGGTTACCTAGCTGATCTGCATTTTTGCAGACGAGGAGATGGAGGCCCAGAGAGCAGAACTGACTTGCCCAGAGGCGCATCAAGAATAGCCTCCAAGTAGAGCCTGGCCCCTGACTTCCAGGCCGGGGGTCATTCAAGAATAGACAGAGGtgcgggcaagaggagaagcgcaGGGGCCTGCACCCCACCTTCTTACCTCACATGAAATCCACTCTCCTGCTCTTGGGGTCTGGGGATTTTGGTGAGAGTGGTGGCAGAGAGGGGTGGAGGGGCAGCTGGGAAGTAGTTAACTGTCACCTCGGCCCCTGCCAAGCCCCCAGCTGCTTCTGCCCTTCGAGTGGCGGGTGATTCATTGGAAACATCTGTTTGGAGATGAACGCCTTGCCCTGGAATCCAGGGGGGCTCCTCACAACAGCCCCCCCACCTCCTGCTCCTTCCGCCCCCAGCTCCCCTGCCCCCGCTGGAAGAAAGTTTGCTGAGCGGCCCTTGGGGTCCAGGTGGGGAGCGGGAAAGGGAAGAGGGTGGCCAGTAGGGAGACCTCAGAAGCCAGGAACCCTGGGTCCCCATCCCAGACTGAGGGACCAAACCAGCTTATCAGTGGGGTGCGGGGAAAATGGTCCTGGAGAGCATGCCAGCACCTGGTTCCTTCCCTCACCTCACTCAGGTTTGCCCACTTGGATGGTACGGTTCTGTCCCCAAAAGATGAaggcaagtgtgtgtgtatgtgtgtgtgtgtgtctgtgtgtgtgtgggggggtctttgtgtctgtgtgtctgtgtgtcagggCAGGAGTCTGAGAAGGGGTCACAAGAGTTCGAGGACTCCTCTGCTCAGGGCCCCTGACTCCTGGGTGGGATCCTCTGGCCCTGAGGACCCTTAGTAAATGTGTAAATTTGGGGCACTTCCTTCTCTCCGGCCCTCGGGTCTGGATCCCCAGGTCCCTCCAGGCCAAACCTCCGGGTCTGGATTGTGGCAGGAGATGTCGGGGGGCGGTGGCGGGTGCTGGAGGCTGAGGGGACAGAAGGGGGCCTGACTGGGGGTGCTGGGCCTTCTAGTAACGGTGGGAGCACTTCGCCGGGCACCCACTGCATGCCGGCACTGTTCAGAGCACTCGGGGTGCGAACTGTTCTCTGTATTGCTATGGGGCAGtatccttttacagatgaggaaactgaatccCGGAGATGTATagaaacttgttcaaggtcacacagataagGGTCAGAGGTAGGATCAGCCTGGAGGCTAAAAGGTGGGACTCCAAGGGCAGAGGGGCGAGGATGGGGGCAGAAGTTGGGAGACAAAGGG from Budorcas taxicolor isolate Tak-1 chromosome 11, Takin1.1, whole genome shotgun sequence carries:
- the MDFI gene encoding myoD family inhibitor; the protein is MSQVSGQHPPHCDAPHGAPSAAPGPAQTPSLLPGLEVVTGSAHPVEAALEEGSLEEAAAPSMTQGNDPGPPQALDSTDLDVPIEAVTRQPQGNPLDCTPLVANGSGHPSELGGTRRTGNGALGGPKAHRKLQTHPSLASQGSKKSKGSTKSAASQIPLQAQEDCCVHCILSCLFCEFLTLCNLVLDCATCGSCSSEDSCLCCCCCGSGECADCDLPCDLDCGILDACCESADCLEICMECCGLCFSS